A genomic stretch from Empedobacter stercoris includes:
- a CDS encoding UDP-N-acetylmuramoyl-tripeptide--D-alanyl-D-alanine ligase codes for MNTAEIFEQFLKSKNVTTDTRNISKDCIFFALKGANFNGNTFAQEAINQGAMLAIVDEKEYENNSQNIFLVHNALETLQDLARMYRKHLQIPFIGLTGSNGKTTTKELISAVLKEKFKTHYTFGNLNNHIGVPLTILSIPEDTEIAVIEMGANHQKEIELLASISQPDFGYITNFGKAHLEGFGGIEGVIKGKSELYDFLRANKKTAFVNYNDPIQVEKTGDINRITFSDQNNTDVQIELIENKTEYLAVKYKNLDIHSHLTGNYNFSNISCAIAIGQYFGIDAESIKNGIENYFPSNNRSQIINKENYKIVMDAYNANPSSMEASLNNFVKFEGSKTIIIGDMFELGDEAKTEHQRVLDLAERLNFDQIFILGHHFSETITTNPNVKKFEDRKAFEKYLIDNPIKTKNILIKGSHGMRLDLLENI; via the coding sequence ATGAATACAGCAGAAATATTCGAACAATTTCTAAAATCGAAAAACGTTACGACAGATACACGTAACATCTCAAAAGATTGTATCTTTTTTGCTTTAAAAGGGGCAAATTTCAACGGAAATACATTTGCACAAGAAGCTATAAATCAAGGTGCAATGTTGGCAATTGTAGATGAAAAAGAATATGAAAATAACAGTCAAAATATTTTTTTAGTTCACAATGCTTTAGAAACTCTACAAGACTTAGCAAGAATGTACCGAAAACACCTTCAAATTCCATTTATTGGTTTAACAGGTTCTAATGGAAAAACAACAACAAAAGAATTAATTTCGGCTGTTTTGAAGGAAAAGTTTAAAACGCATTATACATTCGGAAATTTGAATAACCACATTGGTGTTCCTTTAACGATATTATCTATTCCAGAAGATACAGAAATCGCTGTAATTGAAATGGGTGCAAATCATCAAAAGGAAATAGAATTGTTAGCCTCTATTTCTCAACCTGATTTCGGTTATATCACCAACTTTGGAAAAGCTCATTTAGAAGGTTTCGGTGGAATTGAAGGCGTGATTAAAGGAAAATCTGAATTGTATGATTTTCTTAGAGCAAATAAAAAAACTGCATTTGTCAATTATAACGATCCTATTCAAGTAGAAAAAACTGGCGATATTAACCGAATCACTTTTTCTGATCAGAATAATACAGATGTACAAATCGAATTAATCGAAAACAAAACGGAATACCTTGCTGTTAAATACAAAAATTTAGATATTCATTCTCATTTGACTGGAAATTATAATTTTAGTAACATTTCATGTGCGATTGCTATTGGTCAATATTTTGGAATAGATGCTGAATCAATCAAAAATGGAATCGAAAATTACTTTCCTTCAAATAATCGTTCGCAAATTATCAATAAAGAAAATTATAAAATTGTGATGGATGCTTATAATGCAAATCCAAGTAGTATGGAAGCTTCACTCAATAATTTTGTCAAATTTGAAGGTTCTAAAACAATTATAATTGGTGATATGTTCGAGCTTGGTGATGAAGCTAAGACAGAACATCAACGTGTTTTAGACTTGGCTGAACGTTTAAACTTTGATCAAATCTTTATTTTAGGACATCATTTTTCTGAAACAATTACAACAAATCCGAACGTTAAAAAATTTGAAGATCGCAAAGCTTTCGAAAAATACTTGATTGATAATCCTATTAAAACTAAAAATATTTTAATAAAAGGTTCTCATGGCATGAGACTTGACTTACTTGAGAATATCTAA
- a CDS encoding endonuclease: MKKIVLHLGLFLVGTNLFAQAPANYYDNATGSGYTLKTQLYNIIKNHSTKSYDALKGLYRQNDSDNGFQDKYYEKDNSILDIYSENPTGTDPYNYTPGQKECGNYKYEGDCYNREHLIPQSVFSKASPMVSDPLHIWPTDGVVNGMRSNYPHGVVGTIDKTSQNGSKLGNNLNSGYSYGYSGTVFEPIDEFKGDIARAYFYFATRYEGNGIQNWKYAMFNGSKDKVFTDTFLKILITWHLNDPVSDREKDINNIVYRYQKNRNPYVDHPEFVEKVWGYNLGTGDFEYQKRDDISVYNKTTRSVIIKLENNAKSIQKISVFNFNGQLINEIQNTSNQKEIEVNFKNPGVYIIKVVGSQMEINKRVVIK, from the coding sequence ATGAAAAAAATAGTTTTACATCTTGGTCTGTTTTTAGTTGGAACAAATCTTTTTGCTCAAGCTCCTGCTAATTACTATGACAATGCAACAGGTAGTGGTTATACCTTAAAAACACAACTATATAATATTATTAAAAATCATAGTACAAAAAGCTATGATGCTCTAAAAGGGTTATATAGACAAAATGATTCTGATAATGGTTTTCAAGATAAATATTATGAAAAAGATAATTCAATTTTAGACATTTATTCAGAAAACCCAACAGGTACTGATCCTTATAATTATACACCTGGTCAGAAAGAATGTGGAAATTACAAATATGAAGGAGATTGTTATAATAGAGAACATTTAATTCCACAGAGTGTTTTTAGTAAGGCATCACCTATGGTATCTGACCCTTTACATATATGGCCAACAGATGGTGTAGTAAATGGAATGAGAAGTAATTATCCTCACGGAGTTGTAGGAACTATAGATAAAACTTCTCAAAATGGCTCGAAATTAGGGAATAATCTAAATTCTGGTTATTCATACGGATATTCTGGTACAGTTTTCGAACCGATAGATGAATTTAAGGGAGATATCGCTCGTGCTTATTTTTATTTCGCAACACGATACGAAGGAAATGGCATTCAGAATTGGAAATATGCGATGTTCAATGGATCAAAAGATAAAGTTTTCACAGATACTTTCTTAAAAATATTAATAACTTGGCATTTAAATGATCCAGTTTCTGATCGTGAAAAAGACATTAATAATATTGTGTACAGGTACCAAAAAAATAGAAATCCTTATGTAGACCATCCAGAATTTGTAGAAAAAGTTTGGGGATATAACTTAGGAACAGGAGATTTTGAATACCAAAAACGTGATGATATCTCGGTTTATAATAAAACAACTCGTTCTGTAATTATTAAACTTGAAAATAATGCAAAATCAATTCAAAAAATTTCGGTTTTTAATTTTAATGGGCAATTAATTAATGAAATTCAAAACACTTCTAATCAAAAAGAAATTGAAGTAAATTTTAAAAATCCAGGAGTTTATATAATTAAAGTAGTTGGGTCACAAATGGAAATTAACAAACGAGTTGTAATCAAATAA
- a CDS encoding cbb3-type cytochrome c oxidase subunit I, with amino-acid sequence MNNLLNEPGLQLTILLLFIPLFFALILVLVKINALIKNVLRKKELKRIYGELKNLNPEDVSALEKRKKELEFQLLGNELSLNTSVEDPRGLVDQMNEIHDIRFLQSKRQEGKSILIPTNEKKIILWFLGCSIVWLILGTTIGEYLGIKFVAPDADHVSWLSFGRLRPVHTNIVFWGWASIAMVGFSYYVIPRVGNTKIYSINLAYLSLILLNSSVLIGSICLMAGINNSGGEYREYVWPVMLLFAIGILLSIFNHFQTISSRKTEEIYVSNWYIVSAMMFVVVILLVAYLPFWQDGLGETITQGYYMHQGVGMWFMFFNLGLMYYFLPQELNSPVYSYSLSILAFWTQILFYTLIGTHHFIFSAIPWWMQTIAIVASVGMIIPVAAGSINFMMTIRGSWHRLKLSYVLPFYVVSIIFYFTGSMQGTVEAFRITNLVWHFTDFTVAHSHLTMYGIITFMLWSFTYTLVPRITSHEPPSITVGIHFWLALIGLLVYTISLMIGSTEKGLLWMDKKPFLDGVISMMPYWLWRAIGGTMMWISHFVFAYNFYRMIKPKKEIKIPESPTELLDIIHANKTTI; translated from the coding sequence ATGAATAATTTACTCAATGAGCCTGGACTTCAGCTAACAATATTACTTCTCTTTATTCCATTATTTTTTGCATTAATTCTTGTGTTAGTAAAAATAAATGCTTTAATTAAGAATGTATTGCGAAAAAAAGAGCTTAAACGAATCTATGGAGAGTTAAAAAACTTGAATCCTGAAGATGTTTCTGCACTTGAAAAACGGAAAAAAGAATTAGAATTTCAACTCTTAGGAAATGAACTTTCGTTAAATACATCCGTTGAAGATCCAAGAGGACTGGTGGATCAAATGAATGAAATACATGATATTCGATTTTTACAAAGCAAACGACAAGAAGGCAAAAGCATCTTAATTCCTACAAACGAAAAAAAGATTATCCTTTGGTTCTTAGGTTGTAGTATAGTTTGGCTTATTTTAGGCACAACAATTGGCGAATATTTAGGTATAAAATTTGTTGCGCCCGATGCTGATCATGTAAGTTGGCTAAGCTTTGGGAGATTAAGACCTGTACACACCAATATCGTGTTTTGGGGTTGGGCTTCTATTGCGATGGTTGGTTTTTCATATTATGTAATTCCTCGTGTTGGAAATACGAAAATATATAGCATAAACCTTGCTTATCTCTCATTAATATTACTTAATTCTTCTGTCTTAATAGGAAGTATTTGTTTAATGGCAGGTATTAATAATAGCGGTGGAGAATATAGAGAATATGTTTGGCCAGTAATGCTTCTATTTGCTATCGGAATTCTTTTGAGTATTTTCAATCATTTTCAAACCATTTCGTCTAGAAAAACAGAAGAAATTTACGTATCCAATTGGTATATTGTTTCTGCAATGATGTTTGTTGTTGTCATACTACTTGTAGCCTACCTCCCATTCTGGCAAGACGGTCTGGGTGAGACAATTACGCAAGGGTATTATATGCATCAAGGTGTAGGAATGTGGTTTATGTTTTTTAACCTTGGATTGATGTATTATTTCCTTCCACAAGAATTAAACAGTCCTGTCTATTCATACAGCTTAAGTATACTTGCTTTTTGGACCCAAATTTTATTTTATACGTTGATTGGGACTCATCATTTTATATTTAGTGCCATTCCATGGTGGATGCAAACTATTGCTATTGTTGCAAGTGTAGGTATGATAATTCCCGTAGCAGCAGGAAGTATTAATTTTATGATGACTATTAGAGGATCTTGGCATCGTTTAAAACTGAGCTATGTATTACCTTTTTATGTGGTATCCATCATTTTCTATTTTACAGGATCAATGCAAGGTACGGTTGAAGCCTTTCGAATAACTAATCTTGTTTGGCATTTCACTGATTTTACGGTTGCGCATTCTCACTTAACCATGTATGGAATTATCACATTTATGTTATGGTCGTTTACCTACACACTTGTTCCAAGGATTACTTCTCACGAACCTCCAAGTATTACGGTGGGTATTCATTTTTGGCTTGCTTTAATAGGTTTGCTTGTCTATACTATTTCATTAATGATTGGTTCAACAGAAAAAGGATTATTATGGATGGATAAAAAACCATTTCTTGATGGAGTGATTTCAATGATGCCTTATTGGTTATGGCGAGCGATTGGTGGTACTATGATGTGGATTTCTCATTTTGTGTTTGCATATAATTTTTATAGAATGATTAAACCTAAAAAAGAAATAAAAATTCCAGAATCACCAACTGAACTTTTAGATATTATTCACGCAAATAAAACTACAATATAA
- a CDS encoding cytochrome c gives MDFFNNHKKLFPSALAFFVFLTLIICILPAFKNEKINRPLPQSQPPTAEETHGKQVYIREGCVACHTQQIRNVDMDQVFGDRPSIAADYARNKRINFFQNTATLMGTERTGPDLTNIGKKQPSLEWQYSHLYNPRAVVPESVMPSYKWLFTTKDFLDEGEIEVNVPDEFRIGVKGKIVPTKDAKDLVAYLLSLQQVKLAEDVEPVKFLYKKEKKSNGNSTDANLPDGEALFGTNCASCHQANGEGLPGAFPPLKGSPIVMGDNLELYITIIMKGYDPRPEYASMPAVGDNASFTPEDVTAIINYEKASWGNSGKKVTVEEVKEIMDKIK, from the coding sequence ATGGACTTCTTTAATAATCATAAAAAACTATTTCCATCGGCATTGGCATTTTTTGTTTTTCTTACCTTAATTATTTGTATTCTTCCTGCCTTCAAAAACGAAAAAATAAATCGACCATTGCCACAGAGTCAACCTCCTACAGCAGAAGAAACACATGGAAAACAAGTTTATATCAGAGAAGGTTGTGTTGCTTGCCATACACAGCAAATTAGAAATGTCGACATGGATCAAGTTTTTGGAGATCGACCAAGTATTGCTGCGGATTACGCTCGAAATAAACGTATCAACTTTTTTCAGAATACGGCTACTTTAATGGGAACTGAACGAACTGGTCCTGATTTAACTAATATTGGAAAAAAACAACCGAGTTTGGAATGGCAATATTCGCATTTATACAATCCTCGTGCTGTTGTTCCCGAATCTGTAATGCCTTCTTATAAATGGCTTTTTACAACGAAAGATTTTCTTGACGAAGGAGAAATTGAAGTCAATGTTCCTGATGAATTTAGAATTGGTGTCAAAGGAAAAATTGTTCCTACAAAAGATGCGAAAGATTTGGTCGCTTATCTCTTAAGTCTTCAACAAGTAAAACTTGCAGAAGATGTAGAACCTGTAAAATTTTTATATAAAAAAGAGAAAAAATCGAATGGTAATTCTACCGATGCTAATCTACCAGATGGGGAAGCGTTATTCGGTACCAATTGTGCAAGTTGTCATCAAGCAAATGGCGAGGGATTACCTGGCGCGTTTCCTCCTCTTAAAGGAAGTCCTATTGTTATGGGGGATAATTTAGAATTGTATATCACCATTATTATGAAAGGATATGACCCAAGACCAGAATATGCTTCTATGCCTGCTGTAGGTGACAATGCAAGCTTTACTCCAGAAGATGTTACAGCGATTATAAATTACGAAAAAGCAAGTTGGGGTAACAGTGGTAAAAAAGTAACAGTAGAAGAAGTGAAAGAAATAATGGATAAAATCAAATAA
- a CDS encoding cytochrome C: MTEEKKIIVYLYIDEEEKPIAELVPPVTFKLDTTKLTDGEHLLRIVSKFEKKEGLKLIRFTVSNGPILHVEGLSDQERVNGILPLMINAYDTGKNQSFIIKGSENPRTIPIWVWVFIIVFVAWAAFYIIQNFSL; this comes from the coding sequence ATGACAGAAGAAAAAAAAATAATCGTTTACCTATACATCGACGAAGAAGAAAAACCAATTGCTGAATTGGTTCCTCCTGTAACTTTTAAACTTGATACAACAAAATTAACAGATGGTGAACATCTGCTTAGAATAGTTAGTAAATTCGAGAAAAAAGAAGGGCTAAAACTTATCAGGTTTACTGTTTCGAATGGACCAATTCTTCATGTAGAAGGACTTTCTGATCAAGAGAGAGTGAATGGAATACTTCCTCTAATGATCAACGCCTATGATACAGGAAAAAATCAAAGTTTTATAATTAAAGGGAGCGAAAATCCAAGGACTATTCCTATTTGGGTTTGGGTGTTTATTATTGTATTTGTTGCTTGGGCAGCTTTTTATATCATACAAAATTTTAGTCTTTAG
- a CDS encoding Crp/Fnr family transcriptional regulator, which yields MINQDLLIQFGGEIRDLRKSEIIFEIGHFPSYYYQVLEGKVKMNNFSDEGKEFIQNIFTKNQSFGEPPLFVDEPYPANAIAVTKGKIIQIAKDSFYELLQSHPEVSLAVNKSLARRLYYKSVMAPEISSQSPERRLIKLLDYLRSHNQNTDTEYLIDLSRQQLGDLTGLRVETVIRTIKHLEKKGQLKIRDGKVILIAKD from the coding sequence ATGATTAATCAAGATTTATTAATCCAATTTGGTGGAGAAATTAGAGATTTAAGAAAAAGTGAAATTATTTTTGAGATAGGTCATTTTCCTTCCTATTATTATCAAGTGTTGGAGGGAAAGGTGAAAATGAATAATTTTTCTGACGAAGGGAAAGAGTTTATTCAGAATATTTTCACTAAAAATCAAAGTTTTGGTGAGCCACCTTTATTTGTAGATGAGCCTTATCCTGCAAATGCAATTGCGGTCACAAAAGGGAAAATAATTCAGATTGCTAAAGATTCTTTTTACGAATTATTGCAATCTCATCCAGAAGTTTCTTTGGCTGTGAACAAGAGTCTTGCTCGTCGTTTGTATTATAAATCGGTGATGGCACCAGAGATTTCTTCTCAAAGTCCCGAAAGACGATTAATCAAACTATTGGATTATTTACGAAGTCACAACCAAAATACAGATACAGAATATTTGATTGATTTATCTCGTCAACAATTAGGGGATTTAACCGGATTACGTGTTGAAACTGTTATAAGAACAATCAAACATTTAGAGAAAAAAGGACAGCTCAAAATAAGAGATGGTAAAGTGATTTTGATTGCTAAAGACTAA
- a CDS encoding uracil-DNA glycosylase family protein: MFDELLKEIRACKVCEPFLALGANPVVQAAPNSKIVIIGQAPGLKVHQTGVPWNDPSGDQLRKWLNVTKDQFYNPELFALVPIGFCYPGKGKSGDLPPRKECAPLWHARLLDEMKEVQLILLIGQYAQKYYLKGNMHKNITENVLNFKEYLPRYFPLPHPSPRNFIWMNKNLWFVENVLPELKNKVKNSL; encoded by the coding sequence ATGTTTGATGAATTATTAAAAGAGATTAGAGCTTGTAAAGTGTGCGAACCTTTTTTAGCTCTTGGTGCAAATCCAGTAGTTCAGGCAGCTCCTAACTCTAAAATTGTAATTATTGGGCAAGCTCCAGGATTGAAAGTGCATCAAACAGGTGTGCCTTGGAATGACCCAAGTGGAGATCAGTTGCGTAAATGGTTAAATGTAACAAAAGATCAATTCTATAACCCTGAATTGTTTGCATTAGTTCCGATAGGATTTTGTTATCCAGGAAAAGGGAAATCAGGAGATCTTCCACCAAGAAAAGAATGTGCGCCCTTGTGGCATGCGCGTTTATTGGATGAAATGAAAGAAGTTCAGTTGATTTTATTGATCGGTCAATATGCTCAAAAGTATTATTTGAAAGGGAATATGCACAAAAATATTACAGAAAATGTATTGAATTTTAAGGAATATTTACCACGTTATTTTCCATTGCCTCATCCATCACCACGCAATTTTATTTGGATGAACAAAAACCTATGGTTTGTAGAAAATGTATTACCTGAATTAAAAAATAAAGTAAAAAATAGTTTGTAA
- a CDS encoding lipoate--protein ligase, which translates to MIIIDSPSHDAYFNIALEEYLLYNYPTEDIFLLYINAPSIIVGKFQNTLAEINLDYVTENSIKVVRRMSGGGAVYHDLGNLNFSFHTLLGQNDFMDFSTFTAPVVKLLNELNVPAKLEGRNDLLVDGKKFSGNAKLARNGKMIQHGTILFNSDMSVLGDALKINPLKYVDKAIKSNRARVINLIEYFPNEMTTDELKALLIDEMLTTNEGSSISNLTPKDLNGVAKLIEEKYQTWDWNFGFSPKYNFKNAKKIPAGFIEVHLDVERGGTIEQAKIFGDFFASEPIEDLENKLIGVKHNETEITKILNSVDITAYFGKVTLEEILELFR; encoded by the coding sequence ATGATTATTATAGATTCTCCTTCTCATGATGCATATTTCAATATAGCTTTAGAAGAATACTTGTTGTACAATTATCCTACAGAAGATATTTTTTTATTATATATCAATGCACCATCTATTATTGTGGGGAAATTTCAGAATACGTTAGCCGAAATCAACTTGGATTATGTGACAGAAAATAGCATAAAAGTGGTGCGTCGTATGTCGGGTGGTGGGGCTGTTTATCATGATTTAGGAAATCTTAACTTTTCGTTCCATACCTTGTTGGGTCAAAATGATTTTATGGATTTTTCGACGTTTACAGCACCTGTTGTTAAGTTACTAAATGAATTAAATGTTCCAGCAAAATTAGAAGGTCGAAACGATTTATTGGTTGATGGTAAAAAGTTTAGCGGAAATGCAAAGTTGGCTCGAAATGGAAAAATGATACAACACGGAACAATTCTTTTTAATTCGGATATGTCTGTTTTAGGCGATGCGTTAAAAATCAACCCTTTAAAATATGTTGACAAAGCAATTAAATCTAATCGAGCACGAGTGATTAATTTGATTGAATATTTTCCGAATGAAATGACCACTGACGAATTGAAAGCCTTGTTGATTGATGAAATGTTAACAACAAACGAAGGTTCATCAATTTCCAATTTAACACCAAAAGATTTGAATGGTGTTGCAAAATTAATCGAAGAAAAATACCAAACCTGGGATTGGAATTTTGGATTTTCACCAAAATATAATTTCAAAAATGCAAAGAAAATTCCTGCTGGATTTATCGAAGTTCATTTGGATGTAGAACGAGGCGGAACAATAGAACAAGCCAAAATTTTCGGAGATTTCTTTGCTTCGGAACCGATAGAAGATTTGGAGAATAAATTAATTGGTGTAAAACATAATGAAACTGAAATTACGAAAATTTTAAATTCTGTTGATATCACGGCTTATTTTGGAAAAGTAACATTGGAGGAGATTTTAGAATTGTTTAGATAA
- a CDS encoding TonB-dependent receptor plug domain-containing protein produces MKKFTLVLAVLGNSVFAQITNDTIAIGEVSILDNRLNTPLSKENRNIYVLNKTEINKLPAKTIQEVLQYASGIDLRQRGPFGTQADISMDGGSFEQTLILLNGVKIMDHQTAHNALNLPIPIEAIDRIEVVRGPAARVYGNNSLTGVINIVTRQPKKTGLYANTYFGTNFKKDSEDTGDTFTSRGVQLGANLAKETHQHQLYVSHDWGNGYRYNTAYENNKLYYQGNFQFDEENSLVASYGYVKNGFGANGFYASPGDKNSKELVETTLVNLQSKHKLSDRITLAPKVSYRYNFDDYRYFKNDLNTARSKHYSNSISGEVNSTYQLNKGQIGVGVEYRNEQISSTSIKNHTRDNVGFYAEYKTDLTPKLNVNVGTYVNYNSQYGWQAFPGIDASYAMNSNLKFVVNAGSSQRIPSFTDLYLDQRPGNIGNPNVESEKAFQTEIGFKYNKRNWSFNSYYFYRSITDFIDWVRLTTNEPWQAQNFGDLKTHGFNTKVSYLANLSTNQSLKFSLSYSYLDPTFENVDEQYNSKYKIESLKHQLINTIDYSIGGTTISIANRYNTRQSYKSYWITDARISHSFKNNLGIYFDAQNIFNTTYNEAGAIPLPSTWMSLGVKFTGI; encoded by the coding sequence ATGAAAAAGTTTACGCTCGTATTAGCTGTATTAGGCAATAGTGTTTTTGCCCAAATTACAAATGATACAATCGCAATTGGAGAAGTATCTATTTTAGATAATCGTCTAAACACACCACTTTCTAAAGAAAATAGAAATATATATGTTTTAAATAAAACAGAGATTAATAAGTTACCAGCAAAAACAATTCAAGAAGTTTTGCAATATGCATCTGGAATTGATTTACGACAACGTGGTCCGTTTGGTACGCAAGCTGATATTTCGATGGATGGGGGAAGTTTTGAACAAACACTTATTTTGTTGAATGGTGTAAAAATCATGGATCATCAAACTGCGCATAATGCGTTAAATCTTCCTATTCCTATTGAAGCGATTGATCGAATAGAGGTAGTAAGAGGTCCAGCAGCAAGAGTTTATGGAAACAATAGTTTGACTGGTGTTATCAATATTGTAACGAGACAACCAAAGAAAACAGGTCTTTATGCGAATACTTATTTCGGAACGAATTTTAAAAAAGATAGCGAAGATACTGGCGATACATTTACAAGTCGCGGTGTTCAACTTGGAGCTAATTTAGCTAAAGAAACGCATCAACATCAATTGTATGTAAGCCATGATTGGGGGAATGGTTACCGTTACAATACAGCGTATGAGAATAATAAATTGTATTACCAAGGTAACTTCCAATTTGATGAAGAAAATAGTTTGGTTGCATCGTATGGTTATGTGAAAAATGGCTTTGGAGCGAATGGTTTTTACGCATCACCAGGTGATAAAAATTCGAAAGAATTAGTTGAAACCACTTTGGTTAATCTTCAGTCAAAACATAAACTTTCTGATCGAATAACTTTAGCCCCAAAAGTGAGTTATCGTTACAACTTTGATGATTATCGTTATTTTAAGAATGACTTGAATACAGCTCGTTCTAAACACTATTCAAATTCAATTTCTGGAGAAGTAAATTCAACCTATCAATTGAATAAAGGACAAATTGGCGTAGGAGTAGAGTACAGAAATGAACAAATTTCTTCGACAAGTATCAAAAATCATACTCGTGATAATGTTGGTTTTTATGCTGAATACAAAACAGATCTTACACCAAAACTAAATGTAAATGTTGGTACTTATGTTAATTACAATTCACAATATGGATGGCAAGCTTTCCCTGGTATTGATGCAAGCTATGCCATGAATTCTAACTTAAAATTTGTAGTAAATGCAGGTTCAAGTCAGCGAATTCCTTCGTTTACAGATTTATATTTGGATCAACGTCCTGGAAATATTGGAAATCCAAATGTAGAATCAGAAAAGGCATTTCAAACAGAAATTGGTTTCAAATACAATAAGAGAAATTGGAGTTTTAATTCCTATTATTTCTATCGTTCGATTACAGATTTTATCGATTGGGTACGTTTAACAACGAATGAGCCATGGCAAGCACAAAACTTTGGCGATTTGAAAACACATGGTTTTAATACGAAGGTGTCATATTTAGCGAACCTATCAACAAATCAAAGTCTGAAATTCTCATTAAGTTATTCTTATCTTGATCCTACGTTCGAAAATGTAGATGAACAATACAATTCTAAATATAAAATAGAAAGTTTAAAACATCAGTTAATCAATACGATAGATTACTCTATTGGAGGTACTACTATAAGTATCGCGAATCGTTATAATACACGTCAATCCTATAAATCATATTGGATTACTGATGCAAGAATAAGTCATTCGTTCAAGAATAATTTAGGAATTTATTTTGATGCTCAAAATATTTTCAATACCACGTATAACGAAGCAGGAGCTATTCCGTTGCCATCGACTTGGATGAGTTTAGGAGTTAAGTTTACAGGAATTTAA